Proteins from a single region of Anastrepha ludens isolate Willacy chromosome 5, idAnaLude1.1, whole genome shotgun sequence:
- the LOC128865136 gene encoding 6-pyruvoyl tetrahydrobiopterin synthase has translation MSQPVAFLTRKETFSACHRLHSPQLSDVENAEVFGKCNHINGHGHNYTVEVTVRGPVDMRTGMVMNITELKTALDKVVFQNLDHKNLDLDVDFFKKTPSTTENVCVYIWDNVRQCLQRPELLYEVKVYETDKNSVTYRGPYHQNGFYQNLQIKRSAKTSCTNISSDSD, from the exons ATGTCGCAACCTGTTGCATTCCTTACACGCAAAGAAACGTTCAGCGCTTGCCACCGTTTACATAG CCCGCAACTCAGTGATGTCGAAAATGCCGAAGTTTTCGGAAAATGCAACCATATAAACGGACATGGGCACAATTACACAG TTGAAGTGACAGTACGTGGACCCGTTGACATGCGCACAGGAATGGTAATGAATATCACTGAATTGAAGACTGCATTAGATAAGGTGGTATTCCAGAATTTGGATCACAAAAATCTAGATCTAGATGtggatttcttcaaaaaaact CCCAGCACTACAGAAAATGTCTGCGTTTACATTTGGGATAATGTGCGACAGTGTTTGCAGCGCCCAGAATTATTATATGAAGTAAAGGTTTATGAGACTGATAAAAATTCAGTAACTTATCGTGGACCATACCATCAGAATGGCTTCTATCAAAATTTACAGATCAAACGTTCGGCCAAAACTTCTTGCACCAACATTTCTTCTGATTCGGACTAA